One window of the Candidatus Woesearchaeota archaeon genome contains the following:
- a CDS encoding MGMT family protein translates to MNKATHLKKQSSKHAQTSRSSQTFSEQCYELLKKVPAGKVTTYKDIAHALHSKAYRAVGTAM, encoded by the coding sequence GTGAACAAAGCAACACATCTTAAGAAACAATCTTCAAAACATGCACAAACATCACGCTCATCTCAAACATTTTCTGAGCAATGTTATGAACTTCTCAAAAAAGTTCCAGCAGGAAAAGTGACGACGTACAAAGATATTGCTCACGCACTTCATTCAAAAGCATACCGCGCTGTGGGAACAGCAATGC
- a CDS encoding methionine--tRNA ligase codes for MTYYITTAIDYPNGKPHLGHAYEKILADCIARFHKIFGEDVFFQVGLDEHGQKIQEKAQAENKTPQEFVDEMAQVFTSFYKALAIEYDFLVRTSSKEHKKQVQEIFAKVEAKGDIYLGEYEGNYCVPCESFWTDLQLVEGNCPSCSRPTRKVKEPSYFFKMGKYVDDVLEHIEKNKYILPESRKQEIINRIKEGVHDLSVSRSTFEWGIPLPNDPTHVLYVWFDALLNYYTGPRIQGKNIWPADCHVIGKDIQWFHTMIWLAILRAADLPFPKHVLIHGFINDKNGMKMSKSLGNVVDPLDMVDKYGLDAFRYYLLRSFPLDSDARFNEEELVDRYNNELGNDYGNLLLRIIKLSKKFTNSTLTKAYDSPFNLSKLDEIKALIEQYQVNRAIDKIWSLLNDANKYMNEKEPWKNEEEREAVLYSCAELTRIVSILLQPVLPHASKQALALLGTQETSLEWGKGTFTFDKETVLFPRIDYEAPPEFPFDLRVGRIIEVQDHPEADKLYVLKVDVGSEVRQIVAGIKAYYSPEELKDLKVIVLCNLKKAKLRGIESQGMLLAADNAKEGDEEVVGLMTTLAEVGTQVAPQGAVISTKQIDYKEFSKHELLTGKETMLVDGVAVSAGKHHVVAQRLGPGNKIC; via the coding sequence ATGACCTATTACATAACAACCGCAATAGATTACCCCAACGGCAAGCCTCATTTAGGTCACGCATATGAAAAAATCCTTGCGGACTGCATTGCGCGATTTCACAAAATCTTTGGCGAAGATGTCTTCTTCCAAGTAGGACTTGACGAACACGGACAAAAAATACAAGAAAAAGCACAAGCAGAAAACAAAACTCCTCAGGAATTTGTTGATGAAATGGCGCAAGTGTTCACATCATTTTACAAAGCGCTTGCCATTGAGTATGACTTTCTTGTACGCACGTCAAGCAAAGAACACAAAAAACAAGTACAAGAAATCTTCGCAAAAGTAGAAGCAAAAGGGGACATTTACCTAGGAGAATACGAAGGAAATTATTGTGTTCCTTGCGAATCCTTTTGGACTGATTTACAACTCGTTGAAGGAAACTGTCCTTCTTGTAGCAGACCTACTCGAAAAGTCAAAGAGCCGTCCTACTTCTTTAAAATGGGAAAATATGTTGATGATGTTCTTGAACACATTGAAAAAAACAAGTACATCCTTCCAGAATCACGAAAACAAGAAATCATTAATCGAATTAAGGAAGGTGTTCACGATCTCTCCGTTTCACGCTCAACATTTGAGTGGGGAATTCCCCTTCCAAATGATCCCACGCATGTCTTATACGTCTGGTTTGATGCTCTCCTTAACTACTACACAGGTCCAAGAATACAAGGAAAAAACATTTGGCCAGCAGATTGCCACGTTATCGGCAAAGACATTCAATGGTTCCACACTATGATCTGGCTTGCAATTCTTAGAGCAGCAGATCTGCCTTTTCCAAAACATGTACTCATACATGGATTTATCAACGACAAAAATGGTATGAAAATGTCTAAGTCGTTAGGTAATGTTGTTGATCCTCTTGACATGGTGGATAAATACGGTCTTGACGCGTTTAGATATTACTTGCTGCGTTCATTCCCTCTTGATTCTGATGCACGTTTTAACGAAGAAGAACTCGTTGATCGTTACAACAACGAACTTGGAAACGATTATGGAAATCTTCTTCTTCGCATTATCAAGCTTTCCAAGAAATTTACTAATTCAACCTTAACGAAAGCCTATGATTCTCCCTTTAACCTCTCAAAACTTGATGAGATTAAAGCACTTATTGAGCAATACCAAGTTAATAGAGCAATTGATAAGATCTGGTCATTGCTCAATGATGCGAATAAATACATGAATGAAAAAGAACCTTGGAAAAATGAAGAAGAACGAGAAGCAGTTCTCTACTCTTGCGCAGAACTAACGCGAATAGTAAGCATTCTTTTACAACCTGTCCTACCTCATGCAAGCAAACAAGCACTTGCACTTCTTGGAACACAAGAAACTTCGCTTGAATGGGGAAAAGGTACCTTTACCTTTGATAAGGAAACAGTTCTCTTCCCAAGAATTGACTATGAAGCTCCTCCTGAGTTTCCCTTTGACTTGCGAGTTGGTAGAATCATTGAAGTACAAGATCACCCTGAGGCAGATAAGCTCTATGTCCTCAAAGTTGATGTGGGATCTGAAGTTCGGCAAATCGTTGCAGGAATCAAAGCATATTATTCACCCGAAGAACTCAAAGATCTCAAAGTGATCGTGCTTTGCAATCTTAAAAAAGCAAAACTAAGAGGAATTGAATCTCAAGGTATGCTCCTTGCAGCAGATAACGCAAAAGAAGGCGATGAAGAAGTAGTTGGACTTATGACAACACTTGCAGAGGTGGGAACACAAGTAGCACCGCAAGGGGCAGTGATTTCCACAAAACAAATTGATTATAAAGAATTCTCAAAACATGAATTACTTACAGGAAAAGAAACCATGCTTGTTGATGGTGTTGCTGTAAGTGCGGGTAAACATCATGTTGTAGCTCAAAGGTTGGGCCCTGGAAACAAGATTTGTTAA
- a CDS encoding methyltransferase domain-containing protein — translation MTLCLYMNYYDSIARGYDELYGAEQREKLERIVNLLEKKDLCVEPSWSLLDVGCGTGISTTFFDCALRVGVDPSKELLRIARLKYSSQSHTVFVLGSAEDLLTGDILSRALRELGHPDDLSNHAGLSDFGDSCFDMVLSLTAIQNFSDVCKGLKNILRVGKRFVLSVLKGSKNEQIVREFLLGQGFEEWNIGKDVVFIRF, via the coding sequence ATGACACTTTGTTTATATATGAACTATTATGATAGTATTGCAAGGGGTTATGATGAGCTCTATGGTGCTGAGCAGCGTGAAAAGCTTGAACGCATTGTAAACCTGCTTGAAAAGAAAGACCTTTGTGTTGAGCCTTCCTGGTCTCTTCTTGATGTTGGTTGTGGAACAGGTATTTCTACCACGTTTTTTGACTGTGCTTTAAGAGTGGGTGTTGATCCAAGTAAGGAATTGCTGCGTATTGCTCGTCTAAAATATTCATCACAGTCTCACACCGTGTTTGTTTTGGGAAGTGCGGAAGATTTGCTCACAGGAGATATTTTGAGTCGCGCTCTTAGAGAGCTTGGCCATCCCGATGATCTTAGCAATCATGCTGGTCTTAGTGATTTTGGTGATTCTTGTTTTGATATGGTGCTTTCTCTTACTGCGATACAGAACTTTTCTGATGTTTGCAAGGGTTTGAAGAACATTCTTCGCGTTGGTAAGAGATTTGTGTTATCGGTTCTTAAAGGTTCTAAGAACGAGCAGATAGTACGTGAGTTTTTGCTTGGGCAAGGCTTTGAGGAGTGGAATATAGGAAAAGATGTTGTTTTTATTCGCTTCTAA
- a CDS encoding DegT/DnrJ/EryC1/StrS aminotransferase family protein, whose translation MSEDKVLHLIKEYTGHEHAHLTSRGNSAILIALGAIKKINPKPYLLIPDQGGWISFETYPPIFGFTLKRVKTTRGIIDLVDLKEKAQGGAALLLTSFAGYFAQQDMKYISKICHESECLVIEDCSGALGDDTLAKGEFADILVGSFGRWKVIDNGYGGFISFATKELEDAAQTLLSSTNFYPDYDKLIKKLEQAPKLLKKFYEQQAQVKEDLKKLDLCVMHPERKGLNVVVAIRNPEEKEKVLKYAKDKGIQTVECPKYIRVDEPALSLELKRGKQ comes from the coding sequence ATGTCTGAAGACAAAGTACTTCACCTCATCAAAGAGTACACAGGACACGAGCATGCTCACCTTACATCAAGAGGAAACTCCGCAATACTCATAGCACTAGGTGCAATCAAAAAAATAAACCCCAAACCCTACTTACTCATACCCGATCAAGGAGGGTGGATCAGCTTTGAAACCTACCCGCCCATTTTCGGATTCACACTAAAACGAGTCAAAACTACACGAGGAATCATTGACCTCGTTGATCTTAAAGAAAAAGCACAAGGTGGCGCAGCACTTCTTCTCACTAGTTTTGCAGGGTACTTCGCACAACAAGACATGAAATACATCTCCAAAATTTGTCACGAATCCGAATGCTTAGTTATTGAAGACTGTTCAGGAGCTCTTGGTGATGACACTCTTGCAAAAGGAGAATTTGCAGATATCCTTGTAGGATCCTTTGGGAGGTGGAAGGTAATTGATAATGGGTATGGTGGATTTATCTCCTTTGCAACAAAAGAACTCGAAGACGCAGCACAAACTCTCCTCTCTTCAACAAACTTCTACCCTGACTATGATAAGCTCATAAAGAAACTTGAACAAGCACCAAAACTGCTCAAAAAATTTTACGAACAACAAGCACAAGTAAAAGAAGATTTAAAAAAACTTGATCTTTGCGTTATGCATCCTGAACGCAAAGGTCTTAACGTTGTTGTTGCAATTCGCAATCCTGAAGAGAAAGAAAAAGTACTTAAGTACGCAAAAGACAAAGGTATTCAAACAGTTGAATGCCCCAAATACATAAGAGTGGACGAGCCTGCACTATCACTTGAACTCAAACGAGGCAAGCAATGA